One window of Oscillibacter hominis genomic DNA carries:
- a CDS encoding DUF362 domain-containing protein, whose translation MAYKITSACVSCGACADACPAGAISQGDDSYIIDASACLDCGSCSDTCPNGAIVPAE comes from the coding sequence ATGGCTTACAAGATCACTTCTGCTTGCGTCAGCTGCGGTGCCTGCGCGGATGCCTGCCCCGCCGGCGCAATCAGCCAGGGCGATGATTCCTACATCATCGACGCCAGTGCCTGCTTGGACTGCGGTTCTTGCAGCGATACCTGCCCCAACGGCGCCATTGTTCCCGCTGAATAA
- a CDS encoding nucleoside recognition domain-containing protein, translating to MAMTIVWTGMVVISLIFGAFTGNMSAVSAAALEGAKSAVELCLSMSGIICLWSGVMEIMNQAGISGALSRAFRPLLRRLMPCACRDPETLEAISANVSANLLGLGNAATPLGIRAARRMARGMEGKASDELCLLVVMNTASIQLIPATIAGVRGACGSASPFDILPAVWLASILSVTAGLLAAKLFSRFWRA from the coding sequence ATGGCAATGACCATTGTTTGGACTGGAATGGTCGTAATATCTTTAATTTTCGGAGCTTTTACAGGAAATATGAGTGCTGTCAGTGCAGCTGCTTTGGAAGGTGCAAAAAGCGCTGTGGAATTATGTCTTTCAATGTCAGGAATAATTTGTCTTTGGAGCGGGGTCATGGAGATTATGAACCAGGCGGGAATATCCGGCGCCCTCTCCCGGGCGTTCCGTCCGCTGCTGCGGCGGCTGATGCCCTGCGCCTGCCGGGATCCGGAGACCCTGGAGGCCATCTCCGCCAATGTCTCTGCCAACCTTCTGGGCCTGGGCAACGCCGCTACGCCCCTCGGCATCCGGGCGGCCCGCCGCATGGCGCGGGGAATGGAGGGAAAAGCCAGCGACGAACTGTGCCTGTTGGTGGTGATGAACACTGCCTCCATCCAGCTGATCCCGGCCACCATCGCCGGTGTCCGGGGCGCCTGCGGCTCCGCCTCGCCCTTTGACATCCTTCCCGCCGTGTGGCTGGCCTCCATCCTCTCGGTGACAGCGGGGCTCCTGGCCGCCAAACTCTTCTCCCGGTTCTGGAGGGCATGA
- a CDS encoding CtsR family transcriptional regulator codes for MGISDLIADFIQDSLEEADGVLELQRSDLAQRFNCVPSQINYVMSTRFSPEHGYIVESRRGGNGYIRITRVRVDRQTLLMQVINSIGDELDLKSARAILGNLVESGAVELDVGRTLLIAIGDNALRSVAREDRDRLRASIVKQVLVHAV; via the coding sequence ATGGGAATTTCCGATCTGATCGCGGACTTTATCCAGGACAGTCTGGAGGAGGCCGACGGCGTACTGGAGCTGCAGCGCAGCGACTTGGCGCAGCGGTTCAACTGTGTGCCCAGCCAGATCAACTACGTCATGTCCACCCGCTTTTCTCCGGAGCACGGGTATATCGTGGAAAGCCGCAGGGGCGGCAACGGGTATATCCGCATCACACGAGTGCGGGTGGATCGCCAGACGCTGTTGATGCAGGTCATCAACTCCATCGGCGACGAGCTGGATCTGAAATCGGCCCGGGCCATCTTGGGAAACCTGGTGGAATCCGGGGCGGTGGAGTTGGACGTGGGGCGGACGCTGCTGATCGCCATCGGCGACAACGCGCTGCGGTCCGTGGCCCGGGAGGACAGGGACCGTCTGCGGGCGTCCATCGTCAAACAGGTGCTGGTGCACGCTGTGTAG
- a CDS encoding tRNA1(Val) (adenine(37)-N6)-methyltransferase produces MERMDQLWPGGPRYYYDDAYFPPGTDSFLLGAFPRLRPGERVCDLGCGTGLLGLLMLAREPSLHVTGVDIQPGPLALARKSAAESHFDMSFLQADLRHPEQLPPAGSFDLVVCNPPYFKPDSGFAARGQARRIARAEETASLEEVCAAAARLLRWGGRLALVYRPERLCDLMCALRGCGIEPKRLRWVESRIGTAPSLLLLEGRRGGGSGLTTEPPLVLRDQLGRDTPEVDAIYFRNRTTEDAPL; encoded by the coding sequence ATGGAGCGGATGGACCAGCTGTGGCCGGGAGGGCCGCGCTATTACTATGACGACGCATATTTTCCCCCGGGCACCGATTCCTTTCTGCTGGGCGCCTTCCCCCGCCTCCGCCCTGGAGAGCGGGTCTGTGACCTGGGCTGCGGCACTGGGCTTTTGGGGCTTTTGATGCTGGCCCGGGAGCCGTCCCTTCATGTCACGGGAGTGGACATCCAGCCTGGCCCCTTGGCCCTGGCCAGGAAAAGCGCCGCGGAAAGCCACTTCGACATGTCTTTTTTACAGGCCGACCTGCGCCATCCGGAACAGCTGCCGCCGGCAGGCAGCTTTGACCTGGTGGTCTGCAACCCACCTTACTTTAAACCGGACAGCGGCTTTGCCGCCCGGGGACAAGCCCGCCGGATCGCCCGGGCGGAGGAGACCGCCTCATTGGAGGAGGTCTGTGCCGCGGCGGCGCGGCTGCTGCGCTGGGGCGGGCGGCTGGCTCTGGTCTACCGGCCGGAACGGCTGTGCGATCTGATGTGCGCCCTGCGAGGCTGCGGCATTGAGCCCAAGCGGCTCCGGTGGGTGGAAAGCCGCATCGGCACCGCCCCTTCCCTGCTGCTTTTGGAGGGCCGGCGGGGCGGCGGGAGCGGCCTCACCACGGAACCGCCCCTGGTGCTCCGGGATCAGCTGGGCCGGGACACGCCGGAGGTAGATGCCATCTACTTTCGAAATCGAACAACGGAGGACGCACCCCTATGA
- a CDS encoding ATP-dependent Clp protease ATP-binding subunit → MNENKFTPRAENALRYAQEAAGELGHGYVGSEHLLLGLIREEEGIAYRCLTDAGLTADMVRDLIRKSVGAGLPGSDPAQGLTPRAKRAVEIAVEESMRGGFGYVGTEHLLLGLLREGSNMAVRILRTAGVDPRKLYSAVMQKLNEAPRSQQPPADSRTKDDGKSKTLKEFTRDLTAAAREGKLDPVIGRDDEIQRVIQILSRRTKNNPVLIGEPGVGKTAIAEGLAQKIVVGDVPEELLDKKILSLDLSGMVAGTKYRGEFEERIKNTLNEVKRSGDVILFIDELHTIVGAGSAEGAVDAANIIKPALGRGEIRVIGATTLNEYRKYIEKDAALERRFQPVQVGEPSQEASIEILKGLRDKYEAHHKLTITDEALEAAVRLSARYINDRFLPDKAIDLMDEAASQVRMKGEEVSPDLKALEEKLAVLQREKQEAVTSQDFEKAAQLRDIEKDYKEQMEIERDKQRRQHTSRPVTEEDIAAVVSKWTGVPVTRLTEDEGERLLKMEETLHQRVVGQDEAVRAVARAIRRGRVGLKDPKRPIGSFLFLGPTGVGKTELCKTLAEAMFGDEKAMIRIDMSEYMEKHTVSRLVGSPPGYVGYEEGGQLTEKVRRKPYSVVLFDEIEKAHEDVWNILLQILEDGRITDSQGRTVDFKNTVIVMTSNVGAKAITNADSGRLGFAPEKDAGEEKKFEAVKAAVMEELRRTFRPEFLNRIDETIVFRRLSQEDIAEVARRMLKSTAKRMEAMGIRLEADDKAIAELAKEGFDPIYGARPLRRCIQSKVEDAVAEQMLEGTLKEGDTARLSVEDNKLCISK, encoded by the coding sequence ATGAATGAAAATAAATTTACCCCCCGGGCGGAAAACGCCCTGCGCTATGCCCAGGAGGCAGCGGGCGAACTGGGCCACGGCTATGTGGGCAGCGAGCATCTGCTGTTAGGCCTGATCCGGGAGGAGGAGGGCATCGCCTACCGCTGCCTCACCGACGCCGGATTGACCGCGGACATGGTCCGCGACCTGATCCGCAAGAGCGTGGGAGCCGGCCTGCCCGGCAGCGACCCGGCCCAGGGCCTGACTCCCCGGGCAAAGCGGGCGGTGGAAATCGCTGTGGAGGAGTCCATGCGGGGCGGATTCGGATATGTGGGCACGGAGCATCTGTTGCTGGGATTGCTGCGTGAGGGCAGCAACATGGCGGTCCGCATCCTGCGCACCGCGGGCGTGGATCCCCGGAAGCTCTACTCCGCTGTGATGCAGAAGCTGAATGAAGCGCCCCGCAGCCAGCAGCCCCCCGCCGACAGCCGGACCAAGGACGACGGCAAGAGCAAGACGCTGAAGGAATTCACCCGGGATTTGACCGCAGCAGCCAGGGAGGGCAAGTTGGACCCGGTCATCGGCCGGGACGATGAGATCCAGCGGGTGATCCAGATCCTCTCCCGCCGCACCAAGAACAACCCGGTGCTCATCGGGGAACCCGGCGTGGGCAAGACGGCCATCGCCGAGGGCCTGGCCCAGAAGATCGTGGTGGGCGATGTGCCGGAGGAGCTGTTGGATAAAAAAATCCTCTCCCTGGACCTCTCCGGCATGGTGGCCGGCACCAAATACCGCGGTGAGTTTGAAGAGCGTATCAAAAACACCCTCAACGAGGTGAAGCGCTCCGGAGACGTGATTTTGTTCATCGACGAGCTGCACACCATTGTGGGCGCTGGCTCCGCCGAGGGAGCCGTGGACGCCGCCAACATCATCAAGCCTGCCCTTGGCCGTGGTGAAATCCGGGTCATCGGCGCCACCACGCTGAACGAGTACCGCAAATACATTGAAAAAGACGCTGCCCTGGAGCGCCGCTTCCAGCCCGTCCAGGTGGGCGAGCCGAGCCAGGAGGCCAGTATTGAAATCCTCAAGGGGCTGCGGGACAAGTATGAGGCGCATCACAAGCTGACCATCACCGACGAGGCGCTGGAGGCCGCGGTCCGCCTGTCCGCCCGGTATATCAACGACCGCTTTCTGCCGGACAAGGCCATCGACCTGATGGACGAGGCCGCCTCCCAGGTGCGGATGAAGGGCGAGGAGGTCTCTCCGGACCTGAAGGCCCTGGAGGAGAAGCTGGCGGTTCTCCAGCGGGAAAAGCAGGAGGCCGTCACCTCCCAGGACTTTGAAAAGGCCGCCCAGCTGCGGGATATTGAAAAGGATTACAAGGAGCAGATGGAGATCGAGCGGGACAAGCAGCGCCGCCAGCACACCAGCCGCCCCGTCACCGAGGAGGATATTGCCGCCGTTGTGTCCAAGTGGACCGGCGTGCCGGTAACCCGCCTCACGGAGGACGAGGGGGAGCGGCTCCTCAAGATGGAGGAGACACTCCACCAGCGGGTGGTGGGCCAGGACGAGGCGGTACGGGCCGTGGCCCGGGCCATCCGCCGGGGCCGTGTGGGCCTGAAGGACCCCAAGCGCCCCATTGGATCCTTCCTCTTCCTGGGCCCCACCGGCGTGGGCAAGACAGAGCTCTGCAAGACCCTGGCCGAGGCCATGTTCGGCGACGAGAAGGCCATGATCCGCATCGATATGTCCGAGTATATGGAAAAGCACACCGTCTCCCGCCTGGTGGGCTCCCCTCCCGGCTATGTGGGATATGAGGAGGGCGGCCAGCTGACGGAGAAGGTGCGCAGGAAGCCCTATTCCGTGGTGCTCTTCGACGAGATCGAAAAGGCCCATGAGGATGTGTGGAACATCCTGCTCCAAATCCTGGAGGACGGCCGCATCACCGACTCCCAGGGCCGGACCGTGGATTTCAAGAACACGGTGATCGTCATGACCTCAAACGTGGGCGCCAAGGCCATCACCAACGCCGATTCCGGCAGGCTGGGCTTTGCGCCGGAGAAGGACGCCGGGGAGGAGAAAAAGTTCGAGGCTGTCAAGGCTGCCGTGATGGAGGAGCTGCGCCGCACCTTCCGGCCGGAGTTCCTCAACCGTATCGACGAGACCATTGTGTTCCGCCGCCTGAGCCAGGAGGACATCGCCGAGGTCGCCCGCCGCATGCTCAAGAGTACGGCAAAGCGGATGGAGGCCATGGGCATCCGCCTGGAGGCCGACGACAAGGCCATCGCCGAGCTGGCCAAAGAGGGGTTCGACCCCATCTATGGAGCCCGTCCCCTGCGCCGGTGCATCCAGAGCAAGGTGGAGGACGCCGTGGCCGAGCAGATGCTGGAGGGCACCCTCAAGGAGGGCGACACCGCCCGCCTCAGTGTGGAAGACAACAAGCTGTGCATCAGCAAATAA
- a CDS encoding spore maturation protein, protein MDVSSWIVPCLLAFVALYAAGKKVDVYGALTHGAEEGLAVTVRILPALVGLLTAVAMFRASGAMECFAQACAPLLRAIGIPPETTPMLLIRPVSGNGALAVGTELMQTYGPDSYIGRVAAVMLGSTETTFYTIAVYFGSAGIHKTRYAIPAALVADLTGFMAAAFAVRLFFGM, encoded by the coding sequence ATGGACGTCTCTTCCTGGATTGTACCCTGCCTGCTGGCCTTTGTGGCCCTCTATGCGGCGGGCAAAAAAGTGGATGTCTACGGCGCGCTGACCCACGGCGCGGAGGAGGGGCTGGCCGTGACCGTCCGCATCCTGCCCGCCCTGGTGGGGCTGCTCACAGCCGTGGCCATGTTCCGCGCCTCCGGAGCCATGGAGTGCTTTGCCCAGGCCTGCGCCCCCCTGCTCCGGGCCATCGGCATCCCTCCGGAAACCACGCCCATGCTCCTGATCCGACCGGTCAGCGGCAACGGCGCCCTGGCGGTGGGCACGGAGCTGATGCAGACCTACGGCCCAGACTCTTACATCGGGCGGGTGGCCGCGGTGATGTTGGGCAGCACGGAGACCACCTTCTATACCATTGCGGTCTATTTCGGCTCCGCCGGCATTCATAAGACCCGCTACGCCATCCCCGCGGCGCTGGTGGCAGACCTGACCGGCTTCATGGCCGCCGCCTTTGCCGTGCGGCTTTTCTTCGGCATGTAA
- a CDS encoding UvrB/UvrC motif-containing protein, whose amino-acid sequence MKCENCGKNEVTFVYKSNINGKVEEKHLCQECAEKLGYTRRIQDSYTSMQNLFERSFASMFTPMLAGGRESFFGDSFGGLLGDSFFQDFFSMPALGSGQTAAQENEHLVSEEEQKQVSRQRELNALRVEMQKAIESENFERAAELRDQIHAKEQET is encoded by the coding sequence ATGAAGTGCGAAAATTGTGGCAAGAATGAAGTTACGTTTGTGTATAAGAGCAATATCAACGGCAAGGTGGAAGAGAAGCATCTGTGCCAGGAGTGCGCGGAGAAGTTAGGGTACACCCGGAGGATCCAGGACAGCTACACCAGTATGCAGAACCTGTTTGAGAGGAGCTTTGCCTCCATGTTCACCCCCATGCTGGCCGGCGGAAGGGAGTCCTTCTTTGGCGACAGCTTCGGCGGACTGCTGGGCGACAGCTTTTTCCAGGATTTCTTTTCCATGCCGGCCCTGGGCAGCGGCCAGACCGCCGCTCAGGAGAACGAGCACCTGGTCTCCGAAGAGGAGCAGAAGCAGGTATCCCGTCAGCGGGAGCTGAACGCCCTGCGGGTGGAGATGCAAAAGGCCATTGAAAGCGAGAACTTTGAGCGGGCGGCGGAGCTGAGGGATCAGATCCACGCCAAGGAACAGGAAACCTAA
- a CDS encoding prolyl-tRNA synthetase associated domain-containing protein, with the protein MDFMEQRKNRGGEELLALLKRLNIRYELYEHEAFFTVEEAEQLGLVMPGLNLKCLLIKDKKTLRFYLVVLEDHRQLDSRHFAKSTGWRRPTFAGADELYEKLGLTPGSVSPLGLVNNREHDVVLVLERAVLDADGQELLNFHPCRNTATMGIRKCDFLRLVEELGNPVVWEQEETQ; encoded by the coding sequence ATGGACTTTATGGAGCAGCGCAAAAACCGGGGCGGGGAGGAACTGCTGGCCCTGCTTAAGCGGTTGAACATCCGGTATGAGCTCTATGAGCACGAAGCCTTCTTCACAGTGGAGGAGGCGGAGCAATTGGGCCTGGTGATGCCTGGGCTGAATCTGAAGTGCCTTCTCATCAAGGATAAGAAGACGCTCCGGTTCTACCTGGTGGTTCTGGAGGACCACCGCCAGCTGGACAGCAGGCACTTTGCAAAAAGCACCGGCTGGCGCCGGCCCACCTTTGCCGGCGCCGATGAGCTCTATGAGAAGTTGGGGCTGACGCCGGGCTCCGTAAGCCCGCTGGGCCTCGTCAACAACCGGGAGCACGACGTGGTCCTGGTGCTGGAACGCGCCGTCCTGGACGCGGACGGACAGGAACTGCTGAATTTCCACCCCTGCCGAAACACGGCCACCATGGGCATCCGAAAGTGCGACTTTCTGCGCCTTGTGGAGGAGCTGGGGAACCCGGTGGTGTGGGAGCAGGAGGAAACCCAGTAA
- the argS gene encoding arginine--tRNA ligase, which translates to MIHMIQNAKDQIAQLTMAAYRSAVEDGTLPEAEVKEAPVEIPKDAANGDYTTTFALAASKALRKKPRDIAQALLDHMDLSGSYFTSAEIAGPGFLNFRASENWYRDVLKAVESEGEDYGSSRQLSGQKIMVEFVSANPTGPMHMGNARGGVLGDTLAAVLAKCGADVTREFYVNDAGHQIDKFAQSLEARYLQLIQGEENVPFPEDGYQGADIRELAQLYYDQNGDKLLRADVEERRNTLAQFGLSVNLPKMKSDLERYKIHYDNWFYESSLHDSGYVAETAEQLSAAGWTYEKEGALWLKTADIMRENLRKAGKSEAEIEKLDLKDDVLRRANGFYTYFAADIAYHRNKFAVRGFDRVINVWGADHHGHVARLKGALDALGLDGTEKLDIVLMQLVKLLRDGEVVRMSKRTGKAISLSDLLDEIPVDAARWFFNSKPDTQMDFDLGLAVREDSENPIYYVEYAHARICSLLRALKGEGEEVPSMADVDMGLLSGETERALIKQLSAYCEEIRLAARDYDPSHINRYLVELAGCFHRFYTACRIKGEEPRVLSARLKLADLTRSVLRNGLALIGVDAPEKM; encoded by the coding sequence ATGATTCATATGATTCAAAATGCGAAAGACCAGATCGCCCAGCTGACCATGGCGGCCTACCGCAGCGCGGTGGAGGACGGGACGCTGCCTGAAGCTGAGGTGAAGGAGGCCCCGGTGGAAATCCCCAAGGACGCGGCCAACGGGGACTACACCACCACCTTTGCCCTGGCCGCGTCCAAGGCACTGCGGAAAAAGCCCCGGGACATCGCCCAGGCGCTGCTGGACCATATGGACCTGAGCGGCAGCTATTTCACCTCCGCGGAGATTGCTGGTCCTGGCTTTTTGAACTTCCGCGCCAGTGAGAACTGGTACCGGGATGTCCTGAAGGCGGTGGAGAGCGAGGGGGAGGATTACGGCTCCTCCCGCCAGCTTTCCGGCCAGAAGATCATGGTGGAGTTCGTGTCCGCCAACCCCACCGGCCCCATGCACATGGGCAACGCCCGGGGCGGCGTGTTGGGCGACACGCTGGCCGCCGTGCTTGCCAAGTGCGGCGCGGACGTGACCCGGGAGTTCTATGTCAACGATGCCGGCCACCAGATCGACAAGTTCGCCCAGTCCCTGGAGGCCCGCTATCTCCAGCTCATCCAGGGGGAGGAGAACGTGCCCTTCCCCGAGGACGGGTACCAGGGTGCGGACATCCGGGAGCTTGCCCAGCTGTACTATGACCAGAACGGGGACAAGCTCCTCCGCGCGGATGTGGAGGAGCGGCGCAACACCCTGGCCCAGTTCGGCCTCAGCGTCAACCTGCCCAAGATGAAATCCGACCTGGAGCGCTACAAAATCCACTACGACAACTGGTTTTATGAGTCCTCCCTCCACGACAGCGGCTATGTGGCTGAGACGGCGGAGCAGCTCAGCGCCGCCGGCTGGACCTATGAAAAAGAGGGCGCGCTGTGGCTGAAGACTGCCGACATCATGCGTGAAAACCTCCGCAAGGCGGGTAAAAGCGAGGCGGAGATTGAAAAGCTGGACTTGAAGGATGACGTGCTGCGCCGGGCCAACGGCTTCTACACCTACTTTGCCGCCGACATCGCCTATCACCGCAACAAGTTTGCCGTCCGGGGCTTTGACCGGGTCATCAACGTCTGGGGCGCCGACCACCACGGCCATGTGGCCCGGCTGAAGGGGGCACTGGACGCCCTGGGCCTGGACGGGACGGAAAAACTGGACATCGTGCTGATGCAGCTGGTGAAGCTTTTGCGGGACGGCGAGGTGGTGCGCATGTCAAAGCGGACCGGAAAGGCCATCTCCCTCAGCGACCTGCTGGACGAGATTCCGGTGGACGCGGCCCGCTGGTTCTTCAACTCCAAGCCCGACACCCAGATGGACTTTGACCTGGGCCTTGCCGTGCGGGAGGATTCGGAGAACCCCATCTACTACGTGGAGTACGCCCATGCCCGTATCTGCTCGCTGCTGCGGGCGCTGAAAGGGGAGGGAGAGGAAGTCCCCTCCATGGCGGATGTGGATATGGGCCTTTTGAGCGGTGAGACGGAGCGCGCGCTCATCAAGCAGCTCTCTGCCTACTGTGAGGAAATCCGCCTGGCGGCCCGGGACTACGACCCCTCCCACATCAACCGTTACCTGGTGGAGCTGGCCGGCTGCTTCCACCGGTTCTACACGGCCTGCCGCATCAAGGGCGAGGAGCCCCGGGTGCTTTCCGCCCGGCTGAAGCTGGCAGACCTGACCCGCAGCGTCCTGCGCAACGGGCTTGCGCTGATTGGTGTGGACGCGCCGGAGAAGATGTAA
- a CDS encoding AbrB/MazE/SpoVT family DNA-binding domain-containing protein, which yields MKSTGIVRKVDELGRIVLPIEMRRTLDIAEKDALEIYVEGSSVILKKYKPSCIFCDSTKEITTFKGKNVCPKCLKEMKNM from the coding sequence ATGAAGTCGACAGGTATTGTCAGAAAAGTGGACGAGCTGGGCCGTATTGTCCTGCCCATTGAAATGCGCCGTACACTGGACATTGCCGAGAAGGACGCATTGGAGATTTATGTGGAAGGGTCCTCTGTTATTCTGAAAAAATATAAACCCAGCTGCATTTTCTGCGACAGCACGAAAGAGATTACCACTTTCAAGGGCAAAAATGTTTGCCCGAAGTGTTTAAAAGAAATGAAGAATATGTGA
- a CDS encoding branched-chain amino acid transporter permease, with product MYLTPVQTLLIILAVALGTQVTRWLPFLLFPENREPPAVVRDLGKLLPPAVMGLLVVYCLKGVSLRLAPHALPEGIAIAAIVALHCWKNNVLLSIAGGTAVYMLLVQVVFAG from the coding sequence GTGTACTTAACGCCTGTTCAAACGCTTCTCATCATTTTGGCTGTGGCCCTCGGGACGCAGGTGACCCGGTGGCTGCCCTTTTTACTGTTCCCGGAGAACCGGGAGCCCCCCGCCGTGGTGCGGGACCTGGGGAAGCTGCTGCCGCCCGCGGTGATGGGCCTTCTGGTGGTCTACTGCCTGAAGGGTGTATCCCTCCGCCTTGCGCCCCACGCCCTGCCGGAGGGGATTGCCATTGCCGCCATTGTGGCGCTCCACTGCTGGAAGAACAATGTGCTCCTCTCCATCGCGGGGGGAACGGCGGTCTACATGCTTTTGGTGCAGGTGGTCTTTGCTGGATAG
- a CDS encoding AzlC family ABC transporter permease, translating into MRKTQYQKALRAAFPVTIPVLTGFLCLGVAYGILMSTRGYGVLWTGLMSAVAFCGSMQFVAITLLTQVFDPLQAFLLSIMVNARHMFYGLSMLEKYKGLGKAKFPLVYMLCDETFSIVSTVEPPEGVEPKDFYLSVTLLDYGYWLAGSLLGAAVGGLLTFDTTGLDFALTALFVVLFLEQWKKRENRPSAVIGVLCTAVSLVVFGADNLVIPAMVLILISLLIGRKKLCT; encoded by the coding sequence ATGAGAAAAACCCAGTATCAAAAGGCGCTGCGCGCCGCCTTTCCCGTCACCATCCCGGTGTTGACGGGCTTCCTCTGCCTGGGGGTGGCCTACGGCATTTTGATGTCCACCCGGGGCTACGGGGTGCTGTGGACCGGGCTGATGAGCGCGGTGGCCTTCTGCGGCAGCATGCAGTTTGTGGCCATCACGCTGCTGACCCAGGTGTTCGACCCGCTTCAGGCTTTCCTTTTGAGCATCATGGTGAACGCCCGCCACATGTTCTACGGGCTGAGCATGCTGGAGAAGTACAAGGGCCTGGGGAAGGCTAAATTCCCTCTTGTCTACATGCTCTGTGACGAGACCTTTTCCATCGTTTCCACGGTGGAGCCGCCGGAAGGGGTGGAGCCCAAGGATTTTTACCTCTCCGTCACTCTGCTGGACTACGGCTACTGGCTGGCCGGGTCCCTGCTGGGCGCGGCGGTGGGCGGGCTGCTGACCTTTGACACCACAGGGCTGGACTTTGCACTGACGGCGCTTTTTGTGGTGCTCTTCTTAGAGCAGTGGAAGAAGCGGGAAAACCGGCCCTCCGCCGTCATCGGCGTGCTCTGTACCGCGGTGAGCCTGGTGGTGTTCGGCGCGGACAACCTGGTGATCCCGGCCATGGTGCTGATTCTGATCTCGCTGCTGATTGGGAGGAAAAAGCTGTGTACTTAA
- the rsmI gene encoding 16S rRNA (cytidine(1402)-2'-O)-methyltransferase, producing the protein MSGTLYLVATPIGNLGDFSPRALATLQQVDFIAAEDTRVSVKLLNHFGVKKPMVSYHEHNHISAGQTILNRLVGGESCALITDAGTPAISDPGEDLVRLCAASGVSVLSIPGCCAAVSALAVSGLPTGRFTFEGFLTTNKKSRREHLQSLLNERRTMVFHEAPHKLCTTLTDLCEAFGPDRNIALCRELTKLHEETMRTTLGEAVRFYQDHAPKGEYVLVLAGAELAQQPQFTLSDGVERVMGLKAQGARMKDAVRQAAEEMELSRNELYQAVLEREGS; encoded by the coding sequence ATGAGCGGAACACTGTACTTGGTCGCCACCCCCATCGGGAACTTGGGCGACTTCTCTCCCCGGGCCCTGGCGACCCTGCAGCAGGTGGATTTCATCGCCGCCGAAGATACCCGGGTCTCAGTCAAGCTGTTGAACCATTTCGGCGTCAAAAAACCCATGGTCAGCTACCACGAGCACAACCACATCAGCGCCGGGCAGACCATCCTCAACCGCCTTGTGGGCGGCGAGAGCTGCGCCCTGATCACCGATGCGGGCACCCCGGCCATCAGCGATCCCGGGGAGGACCTGGTCCGCCTTTGCGCAGCGTCCGGGGTCAGCGTGCTGAGCATCCCCGGCTGCTGCGCGGCCGTCAGCGCCCTGGCCGTCTCCGGACTCCCCACCGGGCGGTTCACCTTTGAGGGGTTTCTCACCACCAACAAAAAAAGCCGTCGGGAGCACCTCCAATCCCTGCTGAATGAGCGGCGCACCATGGTCTTCCACGAGGCGCCCCACAAGCTCTGCACCACCCTAACGGACCTGTGCGAGGCCTTTGGGCCGGATCGGAACATCGCCCTGTGCCGGGAGCTGACCAAGCTCCATGAGGAGACCATGCGCACCACACTGGGCGAGGCGGTCCGCTTTTACCAGGATCACGCGCCCAAGGGGGAATATGTCCTGGTCCTGGCTGGAGCGGAGCTTGCGCAGCAGCCGCAGTTTACCCTGAGCGACGGCGTGGAGCGGGTCATGGGCCTCAAGGCCCAGGGCGCGCGGATGAAGGACGCCGTCCGTCAGGCCGCCGAGGAGATGGAGCTCTCCCGCAACGAGCTCTATCAGGCCGTGCTGGAACGGGAGGGCAGTTGA